A genomic region of bacterium contains the following coding sequences:
- a CDS encoding SUMF1/EgtB/PvdO family nonheme iron enzyme: protein MPRSYRIILALVIGTSFILTATIWWPWLLDRIKASKEELSAVRALLGILGTVINVVTGIYLWIRYGKTKPSSPPDHPQKITVVHQHKEPRTHARKVADREAYLNGLMKSCCDIFLSGIDPQSAGDPDAYIHLEAVYTALNTFESENLDYKTLEAGIRPERQAISALAVLDKRDKLVLLGEPGSGKSTFAQFVISCICGQMLGNEQINLELLTAPVPDEKGEDQKERQPWDSRHTLLPVRVILRDLITARALPRDQKLTPDHLFAFLRSNLEKANLADYVEELEEELRTEGGYLFFDGLDEVPEADARRLQIKKLVEQMVTAYPRCRFLITSRTYAYKNQDWKMDGFAEAALAPFHRGQIVRFVQRWYQHVAIIQHKSPEETAGRAAALLQAIFSVSRIEELAQRPLLLTLIASLHAWHGGELPEKRERLYANTIDLLLDLWEKQRAQRDEQGRYTASEPALAEYLKTDKSRIRSLLEKLAFQAHAAEIDHSGTADIPEADLLAGLKTISEEKDWNITLLIKFLQNRAGILIPRAPGVYSFPHRSIQEYLAACWLTGGEVQYPGTLVGLSTADPDRWREVLLLAAAKVKTGQGDADWELAAALCPRPVADDAESAQLWGAHLAGLVLRETRQGEMVKRWHEERRDRIRDAGLLLIRRQDFPARERALAGLTLAGLGDPRPEVGDVDAMQFCLVPGGPFKMGGDRYDDEKPIHTCVLLDKEYWLARYPVTVAQFRRFVESNHHFKLSDSRCLSDPANHPVSWVSWHEALAFCRWLEARWRKEKWLPDDLQVTLPSEAEWEKAARGGLEIPSALDRRICTIAHLDPRKPPLEKNLLQGREYPWGMEPDPERANYDNTGINTTSAVGCFPGGTCPYGCEEMSGNVWEWTRSLNESYPYQPGDGREDLQSDRARVLRGGSWDDDRTYVRCALRFGFNPGDGADNIGFRVVLSPRS from the coding sequence ATGCCGCGTTCCTATCGCATCATTCTCGCCTTGGTTATTGGCACATCATTCATCCTGACAGCGACGATCTGGTGGCCATGGCTGCTGGACAGAATCAAGGCCAGCAAAGAGGAACTCTCGGCGGTACGGGCTCTGCTTGGCATCCTCGGTACTGTCATCAATGTCGTGACAGGGATTTATCTCTGGATTCGCTATGGCAAAACCAAGCCGTCCAGCCCGCCAGATCATCCGCAAAAAATTACAGTGGTCCATCAACATAAAGAACCCCGAACTCACGCACGTAAGGTTGCAGACCGCGAAGCCTATCTCAATGGATTGATGAAAAGCTGCTGCGATATCTTTCTCAGCGGCATCGACCCCCAATCGGCCGGCGATCCCGACGCCTATATCCACCTCGAAGCGGTCTATACCGCGCTCAACACCTTCGAGAGCGAGAATCTCGATTACAAGACGCTTGAGGCCGGCATACGGCCTGAACGCCAGGCCATCTCCGCGCTGGCGGTTCTCGACAAGCGTGACAAACTGGTTTTGCTTGGCGAACCCGGCAGCGGCAAATCCACCTTTGCGCAGTTTGTCATCAGCTGCATCTGCGGCCAGATGCTGGGAAATGAGCAGATCAACCTGGAGCTGTTGACCGCGCCGGTTCCCGATGAGAAGGGTGAAGATCAGAAGGAGAGACAACCCTGGGACAGCCGGCACACCTTGTTGCCGGTGCGCGTCATCCTGCGCGACCTGATCACCGCCCGGGCGCTGCCTCGCGATCAGAAACTCACGCCGGATCATCTTTTTGCTTTCCTGCGCAGCAATCTCGAAAAAGCCAATCTGGCGGATTACGTTGAGGAGTTGGAGGAGGAACTGCGCACCGAGGGCGGTTATCTCTTTTTCGATGGTCTCGACGAAGTACCCGAAGCCGATGCCCGGCGGCTGCAGATCAAAAAGCTGGTCGAACAAATGGTCACCGCCTATCCCCGCTGCCGTTTCCTGATCACCAGCCGGACCTATGCCTACAAGAATCAGGACTGGAAAATGGACGGTTTTGCCGAAGCGGCTCTGGCGCCCTTCCATCGCGGCCAGATCGTCCGCTTTGTGCAGCGCTGGTATCAGCATGTCGCCATTATACAGCACAAATCGCCGGAGGAGACGGCCGGTCGCGCTGCAGCCCTGCTACAGGCCATCTTCAGCGTTTCGCGCATCGAGGAGCTGGCGCAGCGGCCGCTGCTCCTTACTCTGATCGCCAGCCTGCACGCCTGGCATGGCGGCGAACTGCCCGAAAAAAGGGAACGGCTCTACGCCAACACCATCGATCTTCTGCTCGACCTGTGGGAAAAGCAGCGCGCTCAAAGAGACGAGCAGGGTCGTTACACCGCTTCAGAACCGGCGCTGGCGGAATATCTCAAAACCGATAAATCCAGAATCCGTAGCCTGTTGGAAAAACTGGCCTTCCAGGCTCATGCCGCCGAAATTGATCATTCCGGCACGGCGGATATCCCGGAAGCGGATCTGCTCGCCGGGTTGAAGACCATCAGCGAAGAAAAGGACTGGAATATAACCCTGTTGATCAAGTTTTTGCAGAATCGCGCCGGCATCCTCATCCCGCGCGCACCGGGCGTCTATTCCTTTCCGCACCGTTCGATCCAGGAGTACCTCGCCGCATGCTGGCTCACCGGGGGGGAGGTTCAATATCCCGGTACGCTGGTCGGACTTTCCACAGCGGATCCGGATCGCTGGCGCGAGGTGCTGCTGCTGGCCGCAGCCAAGGTGAAGACAGGCCAGGGAGATGCCGACTGGGAACTGGCCGCAGCCCTCTGTCCCCGGCCTGTTGCGGATGATGCAGAAAGTGCACAGCTATGGGGCGCTCATCTGGCCGGGCTGGTGCTGCGGGAAACCCGGCAGGGGGAGATGGTAAAGAGGTGGCACGAGGAGAGGCGCGACCGCATCCGCGATGCCGGCTTGCTGCTCATCCGGCGGCAGGATTTCCCTGCCCGCGAGCGCGCTCTGGCCGGCCTGACGCTGGCCGGCTTGGGCGACCCGCGGCCGGAAGTGGGGGATGTCGATGCGATGCAGTTCTGCCTGGTGCCCGGCGGGCCGTTTAAAATGGGCGGAGATCGGTATGATGATGAGAAGCCAATCCATACATGCGTATTGCTTGACAAGGAGTATTGGCTGGCGCGCTATCCGGTCACAGTGGCGCAATTCCGCAGGTTCGTCGAGAGCAATCACCATTTTAAGTTGAGCGATTCACGCTGCTTGTCGGACCCTGCCAATCATCCGGTGAGCTGGGTCAGCTGGCATGAGGCCCTGGCTTTCTGCCGCTGGCTGGAGGCGCGCTGGCGGAAGGAAAAGTGGCTTCCCGATGATCTGCAGGTCACGCTGCCCTCGGAGGCGGAATGGGAGAAGGCCGCGCGCGGCGGACTGGAAATTCCGTCTGCACTGGATCGCCGTATATGCACCATTGCCCATCTGGACCCCAGAAAGCCACCACTTGAAAAGAACCTGCTGCAGGGGCGCGAATATCCCTGGGGGATGGAGCCGGATCCGGAACGGGCGAATTATGATAATACTGGAATCAATACTACCAGCGCGGTGGGCTGTTTTCCGGGAGGCACATGCCCTTATGGCTGCGAGGAGATGAGCGGCAATGTCTGGGAGTGGACAAGATCGCTAAATGAATCTTATCCCTACCAACCCGGAGATGGCCGGGAGGATTTGCAAAGCGATCGGGCCCGTGTGTTGCGCGGCGGCTCGTGGGACGATGATCGGACCTACGTGCGCTGCGCCCTCCGCTTCGGGTTCAATCCCGGAGACGGGGCCGACAATATCGGTTTTCGGGTTGTTCTGTCCCCACGTTCTTGA